Proteins from one Mycolicibacter virginiensis genomic window:
- a CDS encoding DUF402 domain-containing protein: MHPPKEETFDLRGYTNTDPKGVVRAVDVYTVHPWGLYLARPTPGRAQFHYLESWLLPSLGLRATVFHFSPGYERDQDFYLDVGEYTAGPERWHSRDHYLDLVVRTASGVELADTDELMAAVAEGLLSQHDAEHAVLRAVAAVDGLARHGYDLHRWLAGQGMPVTWPVSDGLRGSPPGSR; encoded by the coding sequence GTGCATCCACCCAAGGAAGAGACCTTCGACCTGCGCGGCTACACCAACACCGACCCGAAAGGGGTGGTGCGCGCCGTCGACGTCTACACGGTGCACCCGTGGGGCCTCTACCTGGCCCGCCCCACCCCGGGCCGGGCCCAATTCCACTACCTGGAGTCCTGGCTGCTGCCGTCGCTGGGTCTGCGTGCGACCGTCTTCCATTTCAGCCCCGGTTATGAACGCGACCAGGACTTCTACCTCGACGTCGGCGAGTACACCGCCGGACCGGAACGCTGGCACTCCCGGGACCACTACCTGGATCTGGTGGTCCGCACCGCATCCGGCGTCGAGCTCGCCGACACCGACGAGCTGATGGCCGCCGTCGCCGAGGGCCTGCTGAGTCAGCACGACGCCGAACACGCGGTGCTACGCGCGGTGGCCGCCGTCGACGGCCTGGCCCGCCACGGCTACGACCTGCACCGATGGCTGGCCGGCCAGGGCATGCCGGTGACCTGGCCGGTCAGCGACGGGCTTAGGGGGTCACCACCGGGATCTCGGTAG